The nucleotide window CCGGACCATGCGGACGGCCATCGACGACCCGGACGACCGGGCCCGATTCAGCGCCGTGGTCGGGATCATGGCGTTGGTGTTGGTGCCGTTCGTCCACTTGAGCGTGTATTTATTCCGGACGATTCATCCGCAGCCGGTCATCTTCAAACCGAGCGCGCCCTCGTTGCCGTGGGAAATGCTCTGGGTGTTCATCATGTCGATGGCGGCGCATTCGGCGGTCTACGTCGGGTTCGTGACGACCCGGTACGGGATTGGCCGGCGGGCCGCGGCGGAGGCTTCATGAATCCGCCCCAGAATGCCGGGTACATGATCGCGGCCTATTCGGTGGCGTCGGTCCTGCTACTTGGGTACGCCGTCAGTTTGTTTCGCCGGTATCGTTCCCGGAAGTAGTCCTCCGCCGCTCAGGCCCGCTGGAACACCAGGGCGGCGTTGATTCCTCCGAAGCCAAACGAATTGCTCATGATGAACTCCGGGTCGGCCCCGCGGCCGGTGCCCGGGGTGTAATCGAGATCACAGGCCGGATCGGCCACGGCCAAGTTGACCGTAGGCGGGATCCACTTCCGGCTGGTGGCCAAGCAGCAGATGGCGGCCTCGAACGCGCCGCTCGCGCCTAACGCGTGGCCGTAGTAGCCTTTGGTTCCGCTGATCCGGACCCGGCTTGCCGCCGGACCGAGCGCCGTCTTGATGGCCAGCGTTTCGGTCGGGTCGTTCAGCCCGGTGGACGAGCCGTGGGCGTTCAGGTAGCCGATGTCCGACGGTTGGATGGCCGCGCTTCGGAGCGCCATCGTCATGGCCCGGGCGGCCTGGCTCCCGTCCGGGAGCGGCGCCGCCATGTGATGGGCGTCATTGGTGAGCCCGAACCCGACAACCTCGGCGTAGATTCGGGCGCCCCGCGCCATCGCCCGCTCCCGTTCCTCCACGATCAAGACCGCCGCCCCCTCGGCCATGACGAAGCCGTCGCGGTCCTGGTCGAACGGCCGGCTGGCGGTGGCCGGGTCGTCGTTCCGGGTCGACATGGCCCGGATGATCGAGAACGCGCCGTAGGTGAGGGGCGCGAGCGGCGCCTCCGATCCCCCGGCAAAAATCAGATCGGCCTCGTCCCGCTGAATAGTCCGGAACGCCTCGCCGATGGCGATTGCGCCCGACGCGCAACTCATCCCATTGGTGATGTTGGGGCCGTTCAGACCGAAGTCGATGGCCAGATTGCAGCTCGACGCCCCGGCAAACACCGTCAGCGCCACACCCGGGTCGACTGCCCGGACCCCCCCGGCCAGGTACCGTTCGTGCTGGGCTTCGGCCAATGCCACGCCGCCTAACGCCGTTCCCATCATCGCGCCGATCCGGTTCCGGTCCTCGGCTTGGAGCCGGATGCCGCTGTCCTCGAGCGCCATCTTGGCCGAGGCCAGGGCGAGTTGCGAACACCGGTCCATGCGTTTCGATCGTTTAGCGCCGAGGTATTCGACCGGGTCGAAGTCGTCGACCTGGGCAGCGAGGTGGCTCTTGAACGGCGTCGGATCGAACCGGTTCACCACTCGGACCGCCGACCGCTCAGCCCGGAGGCCCTGCCACAACCCCTCGACGCCGACCCCGATCGGGGTGACGGCGCCGATCCCGGAAATAACGACCCGGCGGCGGGCGGTCATCGGGGTCCGGCCAAACTCCGGCCAATGCCGGCCAGGGTCCGCGCGGCAATGCCATGGACGAATACCGGCAGGATGACCCATTGGGCGGCGGGCCGACGGATCAACGGCCACGCGGGCCCGTTCCAGTCATGGATCAAATCCACGTGGGTCATCTTTCCTTGGGTCGTAAGGCGCCACACGACATCCATGCCGGTGGTGATGCCGCGGATGTGACGGTACCGGACCTCGAACCGGGGCCGGTCAATCCACATCTCCGAGGTCCACCAGGTCGGCCAATTGAACGGCCCGAACGGACGGTTGGCCGACATCTCGACGATCGTGGTGCCGTCGGGGCGCCGCTCCCGGATCGTAACCCATCGATAGTGGGGCAAGATCACCGGCCACCGTTCGACATCAGCGGCGGCGTCGAAGACCTGCTCGATCGGGGCCTCGATGTCGATCACGTCAACGACACGCATCATGGGCTGGCGCTCCAAGTGGCCACCACTCGGGCGCCGAGAGAGGCGGTGACGGTCGGCTGGAATCCGGCCGCTTCGATGACCGCGGTCAAGTCGGCGGGGCGAAAACCCCGCTGCAATGAGGTCATGCCATCCACCCTGGTATAGTGGTCGAATCCAAGGATCCGGCTTCCCAACCCAAAGGCGGCGGCGGCCCACCCGGTCCGTCGCAAGTCTGCGAGAATGACGCCGAGGCGGGCGGTGCGGCTGGCTTCGCGACAGAGCCGGATGATACCCTCGCCCGAGAAGTGGTGGGCGAACTGACTCATGACCACCAAGTCGAAGGTCCGGTCGGCAAATGGGAGCTGGAACGCGTCGGCCACGGCGGCCGGAACCCCGTTGGCTCGGGCCAGCGGAGGGGCGGCCCGGTGCCAGTCGACGCCGGTTGCGTTCAACCGGATGCCCCGGCGGCCGAGCCACATGGCCAGGGCCCGGGGAATGTCCCCTTCGCCGGTGCCGATGTCGAGCAGCTTGAGCTCAACCGGTCGTCTCGATCCGAGGAGCCGGGAAATCCCGGCTTTGACGGCCAAGACCCCGCCGAACCACCGGTTCGATCGGGCCAAATGGCGGAGGGATTCCCGGACCAGCGCCGGGTCGGCCTGTCGATCGTCGAGGAGTTCAACGCCGATCGGGGACGCCAGGTCAGGTTGGAGGAGTCGGCTCATCAGATGACCAGGGCGGAAAGGAACCGAGGATTCAGGACCGCGCGGGCCGGGAGGACATCACCGGTGACCCCGACGAGGGTGTGCGCCATCCCGCGCCGTTCGAGCTGGCTGACGGCCCGGTCAAACAGAGCCGGCGCCAGCATCCCATAGCCGATCATCCGTTCCACGATCCACTTGCCCCCGAAGGTGCTCCGGCGAGCCTGTTGGTAGGGCAGGAGGTGGCGGGTGGTCGGATACTCGGTTGCCCCCAACGCGGCCAGCGCCACGGGTGCCGCCAACCCGGCCCCGCGGAGGGCGGCGCAAATCCCCTCGCCGGTGAAGGGGTCGAAGAAGTCCGCCGCGTCGCCCAGCACCATGGCCCCGTCGGCAATCACCTGCCGGGACCGGACTGCAAACGGTCCGGCCGTCATGACCCGCCTAACGACCGCGCCGCGCCGGACGCGGCCCCGGACCCGGTCGAACCGGTCGAGCATCCCGAAAAAGAATTCGGTGGGATCTTGGCCGGCCGTGCGGACTTCATGGCGGGAGGCGACGACGGCGACGTTGGCGAGGTCCTCGCCGATTCGATTGAGTCCGACATAGCCTCCCGGGCCGACGTGCATCTCGGTCAGGGCAAGGTCGGGTACGCCGGACACATGGGCCACGAACCCATAACGCCGGAGCGGTTCGTGGCGGCGGCCGCCGAGCAACCGGGCGGTCACCGAATGGAGTCCGTCGGCCCCGATGACGAGCCGCGCCGGGATCGCGGTGGGGCGGCCGTTT belongs to Gemmatimonadota bacterium and includes:
- the fabF gene encoding beta-ketoacyl-[acyl-carrier-protein] synthase II, translated to MTARRRVVISGIGAVTPIGVGVEGLWQGLRAERSAVRVVNRFDPTPFKSHLAAQVDDFDPVEYLGAKRSKRMDRCSQLALASAKMALEDSGIRLQAEDRNRIGAMMGTALGGVALAEAQHERYLAGGVRAVDPGVALTVFAGASSCNLAIDFGLNGPNITNGMSCASGAIAIGEAFRTIQRDEADLIFAGGSEAPLAPLTYGAFSIIRAMSTRNDDPATASRPFDQDRDGFVMAEGAAVLIVEERERAMARGARIYAEVVGFGLTNDAHHMAAPLPDGSQAARAMTMALRSAAIQPSDIGYLNAHGSSTGLNDPTETLAIKTALGPAASRVRISGTKGYYGHALGASGAFEAAICCLATSRKWIPPTVNLAVADPACDLDYTPGTGRGADPEFIMSNSFGFGGINAALVFQRA
- a CDS encoding SRPBCC family protein translates to MMRVVDVIDIEAPIEQVFDAAADVERWPVILPHYRWVTIRERRPDGTTIVEMSANRPFGPFNWPTWWTSEMWIDRPRFEVRYRHIRGITTGMDVVWRLTTQGKMTHVDLIHDWNGPAWPLIRRPAAQWVILPVFVHGIAARTLAGIGRSLAGPR
- a CDS encoding methyltransferase domain-containing protein; its protein translation is MSRLLQPDLASPIGVELLDDRQADPALVRESLRHLARSNRWFGGVLAVKAGISRLLGSRRPVELKLLDIGTGEGDIPRALAMWLGRRGIRLNATGVDWHRAAPPLARANGVPAAVADAFQLPFADRTFDLVVMSQFAHHFSGEGIIRLCREASRTARLGVILADLRRTGWAAAAFGLGSRILGFDHYTRVDGMTSLQRGFRPADLTAVIEAAGFQPTVTASLGARVVATWSASP
- a CDS encoding CcmD family protein — its product is MNPPQNAGYMIAAYSVASVLLLGYAVSLFRRYRSRK